gaccagcacctgtacaaaGCAGTTCACACAGATCACATCACTGCTTGGTCCCAAactataaaaacacaaaagtttTATTGATGTtgctggggggggggggggggggttttgtttgttttttccacacaaaaggcctgttcacaccaaaaataataattgtaaccataaaattgtaaaaacggTTGTGATCACTTCcagactgttttgtttttttcagctgatgaACTATAAAAACACTGAGAGCCAATCAACATCCATTTGACTACAGACAGGCACTGTCGGGTAATTCTACTGAATTATAAAATATGAGAGTGCGCAATATTACCAAAATAAAGAACCAATAATATCATTATAATCCGTGCAGGTTTCACCCCTTCATTTAAGTTGGATCCTTTCATAATCTTTACAGAATAACAATAGAATGAAAATAGTGCTTCTCATTTCAatggtaaaaataataataataattgctacTACACAGTATGAATTCTGAAGAAAGACTTGTACTATAAATAAATCTGAGCATTAGATTATGCAAAACAGACAGTCATTGATgtgtcattttaatgtaaagcttaattgaaatgaaaatattactgtacatacattaCATGCTGTTGTGTTACAGGCTCTCTGATGTTAGCTGCCGTTTCTACTGCCTGTTTTAAAAGATACGTTGACGCTGCTGGTGTTATTTCCTTCTTTTTGTCTAAAAgaaactctttaaaataaagttgcTTATTGTCTTTGCCTTTACGTATTGTGATAGCACTGAAAGTGgcagttcactattagctaatacTGATCCAATACTGACtattagaatactgatccaaataattagtaattcctcttgaaggatgtagtaacacttgaATAATTACTatccaatactttacaaaacCATCAAAAACGAATGATTTCAATCTTCACTAGAGAGTTATCATGTTATTCACTTTAGGacactgatccaaataattagtaattcctttatTTGGAAATAactgagtcattactagtgggttaccatgacctttacttaagaattaattatacattatgcattattcatattaattatgagcctgtatacagtagttcttagtagttctcTGTGAggcatatgaaaaaaaataaaccgtagttactgattagctaatatagtgaactaccacagtCGATCAaacactattacttactaatacATGAaccagagtttcttgttagttaatagtagttactagagtgctaatattgcgttactcctgtgttcctgtgtagttattaaTGAtgaaacagtattctaaagtgttaccttgaATTCTTTTCCCACAGTAATAGCCATCACTATGGTTAAAGTTAATCTGCTGAAGTATAAAACCTGGACAAtcgttttgttttagttttgttcatttatgcaGACTGGACAGTCATTGATATGTCACTGTCTTTGGCTTCACTGTATCTCTGATGATGCTGTTGACATTTCTGACTGTTGCTAGGTGATGGTGTCACAATGGAGGAACACAATGGAAGCTCTGATGGACAGACAGCAGACGTAGATGAAGACATCTGGAGCATCAGAATCTGAGACAAAAAGATGACgataaaacagatttaaaacttttttgtagccattgtatttcaaatattataGCACATTATATGTATCAATTATTTCTCACCtcttcattttttgttttcagtttggTTATGAAAAGAGATTCTGATGAAATACCTGTTGAATCATAATTCACATTCTTATAATCTGAATTCACACTAACGGTGTCTAGTAAACACGGACGAAAAAGATGAAGTAAAAtggtctttaataatccacatAAAGGTATATCCACGGGCAGGTATTGCAAGCACTTCCTGTGTTTATTTGCCTGTTTATGATGAATGCAAATGAGGACAATTAATGAGACACAGGTGAAACAACTAACAAAATCAgaagggagacagaaactaggtcacacagGAAGACTAAGACAATAATAAGACATAGACTGTGACAATTTCATTATACGTCATGCAATTAGATATTTTACTCACCACATCCACAGAGGCGCTATTATGAGAAACTGAGGCAAAAACACCAGCAGAGTGACTGTATAATGGCTGAACGCTGTGCTGTTCACTGGATATTCACAACACAAAGAAGTGAATCATGACTATCAGAGAAACCACCTGAACGCTGCAAACATTTCACACTGAAGCACATGTACCATGAGAGATGTGTTACCTTCTACAGCACAGGAATACTGTCGAAACTCTTCATTGCTGACTGAGTCCAGGTACAGCTTGTTGGCTTTAGTGAATCCATCTGTTACCTGTCGTCCGTTCTTGTACCAGATGTAAGTATGCTCGTCGTTCAGAGTGCATTTAGTTGAACAGATTAATATGACTTTTTCTCCTCCTAAAACAGTGTCTGGGTTACTTGTCACCTGCGTATCTGAAAAACACAATGTAAGTACTTCAGTCTGAGCCTAGCACTGAATTACATGGAAAACCAAAACTTGAAGGGGAGTGAGTTAAGAAATCAaatttcccttgatcttttgacatataagaggtcattgtactattagaaaataaataaaaatcttgaaagtttcagaactcaaaacttcctCATAGgttcaaaaacagcttttattaaaaaaaacaagctgcTCTAACAGTTCATTTGTGACGCAAGACTGGCTCTGCCGAAGAAGATCATCAActacttttaaatcatttagcCCCGCTTGAGATTTGACACAATACACCATGCCACATATAGAGGCGGACTGGGACACAGTTTCAGGCCAGGAAATATAACACTCACCCAAGCCATCCTATACACCCACAGCAAATTATGAAACCACAGACAACACTATTATTTGTATGGCCATCACATAAAAAAGGTCTAAATCCTCAGGCTGGGGtcttgaaaaataattaaaggttCTCTCTTGAACTGCACCTTCacttcttttttccttttcttcattttcccaatatctctgtctctcccttgtgtatgtgtgtactttttcttcaccagCAGGTCTACTGAACAGAACTGCGTCCAACTTGTTGCAAAACAACCATCTCCTTATAATTTGTTTGCACAGAattttgttatttatcttaAAATGACATAAATACCCAATATTTAGCAAACCTATATgtcatacaaatatattaaaacaaattttctgAAGTGCCAAACtgtcaaaatgagtaaaataattttactgaAAAATCCTAATACTGAACACACTATTGCATTATTATgactattatacattttttacagaGTGACAAAATTGGAAATGATCACATCCAGGCCACCGAATTCTCCGAGTGCTACTGATGGCCAGTCCGTCCATGGCCACATGTAATGTAGACCgaatcactgattataataggTTTGATTGTCTTTAGCTGCATCGCACCACTCACGTTGGTGTAAATACTGTGAAACAGCAGGAAAGAATGGAAGAACTTTTTTCTTATAGTTCCAGATCGTGTCAGTAAGACACTGTTcatttgttcacttcattttactgcagatttgtttttaaacaagaTACAGTTTGATGCAGGCTTTTCAGAGAgagtgaaaataaaagaaagactACATAGGATCCAACAGTAGCCTAATGATATAACATTAACGAGTAACCTAAATGACCCATATTGTTTTCAGAGTACATCCatctattattttaatatgcaaaactGTTACCCAGTAATATCAGTGGGTGTTCACTTCCAAGTCTTGAATGCAGCATGCCTATCAAACCGATGTGTTtcaaaaaatataatcaaaaacaGGATATAAAATAGCCTGTTTATAAGTTGTGATGTTGTTTGATGTCTTGCTAACATTAAAAGTagattaagaaattatttaaaaaaaattagacaTTATAAAATTTACAGCatgcagttcatgacccctttaatacaaTGGCACCATAACAGTTTGCCGCCATCAGTTACAACAATTTATAATTATGCAGCATCATAATCAGATACCTGTAACAGTAAGAATGACTCCTGGTGATGCAGAGTATGTGCCGTTTAAGTCAGTAATGATCCTGAATTGATATTCTCCAGAGTCACTGATCTTGAGATCTTTGATTCTCAGTTTGTTCCCCACATACTCCACACGACCAGCAAACTGATGCTCCTCACGCAGATCCTTGAAGTCTCCAGGCTGAACGTAATGCcagaatgttttatttacagtaaaaccAGAGGGATGTGAGTATGTGCTGGAAATGTCTACTGTTGAGCCCACCGAAGCACAGACTCTTCTAGAGGTGTAAGTCACATCCCAGCAGCCCCTCTGAGAAACACCTGAAAGAGACACTGATTTACATGCAAAACTCACACTTACTTGAAATGCATctgtttaaatatatgtatgaaCAAACAGCATCACACTGTGTGTATTATATGAAACTCACAAACAGAAGAGGAGGGATGTGTATGATGTGAATAAAGAGAACAGGAAAAGCTGCCGGCATCTCTGCTGACTGACACGGACATGTCCGGGGACTGTGTATATATCAAATGCTTTCTATCCTTCATCCAGTCATACCAGACTCGAGAGGTGAAATCACAGGAAGCATCACAGCTCAGTTTAACTGTCTGATCTGTCAGGTCTGTAGATGCAGGATCCATCCTCACCTGCAGGActgaattaaagtaaaaattatgaaatcttcaTCACAAGTCAAATGAAAACAGCTGAACTGACCAGAACCTAAACTCAGTTTCACCTGTGACTGTTAGACTGACGGCTGCTGAGCTGAGAAGTTTAACTCCATCCTTCATGATGAACATGAGCTGATATTCTccagagtctctctctctcacgtcTGATATTGTGAGTGTTGAAGAGCTGCTTGAGATCTGATGTTTCACTCGTCCTGAGTAATCTGAGTCTAAAGTCAAATCTTCAGGTTCATTGTTTTTTCTCCAGTTTGTACTTTGTTTCTCGCTGAACCAGAACACAGTTGTGATGTTGCTGTTGTAGTCATAAGAGCACTGCAGTGTCACTTCTGTCTCCTTCAGAGCACAAATACTCTTTTGACTACAGCTCACAGAGAGCTGGTCTAATGTTACAGGGCCTGAAGaagaaaacatttcattatAGAGATGGTTTACATACAGTCAGAGTACAGATCCTCTTCTGCAACAATCCAGTGTTCATACCAGCAAATATGACTAAAATAGCTGTGCATCCAGACGAATCTGCTGGTCACACACATTCAACCATGTTGCTTAATTTAGTTCAATTTTAAATACTGTCAAAAAgtctgttttaaatgtatatatatatatatatatgcctatATGACGGTTCAACtgatcttaaattattttaaagcttGAAACTACAGAGCAATaatgatcaaaataaatcaagatAATCAGTCTTGGAACATGTCAAGAATAATTAGagccacatttaaatgaaaacattacaaagaaaaaaaacacacaataatGTTCAAACCTGGAATGAGCAGCAGCAGGATCAGCGGCGAGAGTCTGGAGTTCATCTTCTTCACTTTGTGTAAATTCACAAATACAAAGAAAGACACGGAGCTGCTTATGctgaaaaaaaagacacttaGTCTCACTATGACACACTTGAAGGGTCATAACAGTCTGTTGTAGAAGCTGTTACAGACTTTCTGCTGATCTTGTTTCCTTCCCTTTTCTTACTGACTCTtacttgggggggggggggattaagttatttttttaatcaaagaaaGGAGATGCTTactcttcagaaaatgtttgcCGTCAAACTCAACTCAAGTTACATGAGCTCTTTAAATCACTTTAAACCTTGAGATATTTCCTTGTTAATATCACAATATACTCACAATATCAgacgtgagagagagagactctggAGAATATCAGCTCATGTTCATCATGAAGGATGGAGTTAAACTTCTCAGCTCAGCAGCCGTCAGTCTAACAgtcacatttttacatttttatttttgggtgaaatattgcTTTAAGTTGGCTTCTGAGCAGTGGACTTACCAGAGTCTGCTTTTATGCAAACATTACGTTTGATAATTTTTCTTGCAAAAACTttggtaaatgtaaaatataagttcaaggaaacacacacacacatgtgtttatttattaatttaatttcaactgCACCGTAAGATGccatttcatttctttttataGGCGTATGATTATGGGATATCACAGGCAGCAACAGACACATCTTCAATAACCAACAAATACATCTTAGAAGACAGGATGTTtcattatattgtttttctctgacatacagtaaatatcaaaaactaaaaggtaataaaatgtattgtattttagtAGCACAACACAAAGCCTCATAGTCAAAACTAAACAGAAGTACATATCTAAGACTGCTCTAGCTGGGGTTCAACACACAGTTTCTGGAAGCCAGCAGCTTTATTCACTGCTACATTCAGCTGGACCTGCAGCCGAACAGACAAACCAAGATGAGAGAGTCGAGCAAAAGAGAGAAATTTGaagcaaacaaaaacagttcaCTAGATGGCGCTGTCTCCAAACTCCCAGAACACTTTCAGAACatgttatttattatactgTTGTTATGAACACATTaacatatgtttttttcttgaccaataggtggtgCTGCCTTTTCAGGAAATCACAGATCCATGAAGTAACTCTACCAagtttacaggtgctggtcatataattagaatatcatcaaaaagttgatttatttcactaattccattcaaaaagtgaaacttgtatattatattcattcattacacacagactgttatatttcaaatgtttatttcttttaattttgatgattataactgacaactaaggaaaatcccaaattcagtatctcagaaaattagaactgtttgtttgttttttccacacaaaaggcctgttcacaccaaaaataataattgtaaccataaaattgtaaaaacggTTGTGATCACTTCcagactgttttgtttttttcagctgatgaACTATAAAAACACTGAGAGCCAATCAACATCCATTTGACTACAGACAGGCACTGTCGGGTAATTCTACTGAATTATAAAATATGAGAGTGCGCAATATTACCAAAATAAAGAACCAATAATATCATTATAATCCGTGCAGGTTTCACCCCTTCATTTAAGTTGGATCCTTTCATAATCTTTAAAGAATAACAATAGAATGAAAATAGTGCTTCTCATTTCAatggtaaaaataataataattgctacTACACAGTATGAATTCTGAAGACTTGTACTATAAATAAATCTGAGCATTAGATTATGCAAAACAGACAGTCATTGATgtgtcattttaatgtaaagcttaattgaaatgaaaatattactgtacatacattaCATGCTGTTGTGTTACAGGCTCTCTGATGTTAGCTGCCGTTTCTACTGCCTGTTTTAAAAGATACGTTGACGCTGCTGGTGTTATTTCCTTCTTTTTGTCTAAAAgaaactctttaaaataaagttgcTTATTGTCTTTGCCTTTACGTATTGTGATAGCACTGAAAGTGgcagttcactattagctaatacTGATCCAATACTGACtattagaatactgatccaaataattagtaattcctcttgaaggatgtagtaacacttgaATAATTACTatccaatactttacaaaacCATCAAAAACGAATGATTTCAATCTTCACTAGAGAGTTATCATGTTATTCACTTTAGGacactgatccaaataattagtaattcctttatTTGGAAATAACTGAGTCaatactagtgggttaccatgacctttacttaagaattaattatacattatgcattattcatattaattatgagcctgtatacagtagttcttagtagttctcTGTGAggcatatgaaaaaaaataaaccgTAGTTACGGATTAGCTAatatagtgaactaccacagtCGATCAaacactattacttactaatacATGAaccagagtttcttgttagttaatagtagttactagagtgctaatattgcgttactcctgtgttcctgtgtagttattaaTGAtgaaacagtattctaaagtgttaccttgaATTCTTTTCCCACAGTAATAGCCATCACTATGGTTAAAGTTAATCTGCTGAAGTATAAAACCTGGACAAtcgttttgttttagttttgttcatttatgcaGACTGGACAGTCATTGATATGTCACTGTCTTTGGCTTCACTGTATCTCTGATGATGCTGTTGACATTTCTGACTGTTGCTAGGTGATGGTGTCACAATGGAGGAACACAATGGAAGCTCTGATGGACAGACAGCAGACGTAGATGAAGACATCTGGAGCATCAGAATCTGAGACAAAAAGATGACgataaaacagatttaaaacttttttgtagccattgtatttcaaatattataGCACATTATATGTATCAATTATTTCTCACCtcttcattttttgttttcagtttggTTATGAAAAGAGATTCTGATGAAATACCTGTTGAATCATAATTCACATTCTTATAATCTGAATTCACACTAACGGTGTCTAGTAAACACGGACTAAAAAGATGAAGTAAAAtggtctttaataatccacatAAAGGTATATCCACGGGCAGGTATTGCAAGCACTTCCTGTGTTTATTTGCCTGTTTATGATGAATGCAAATGAGGACAATTAATGAGACACAGGTGAAACAACTAACAAAATCAgaagggagacagaaactaggtcacacagGAAGACTAAGACAATAATAAGACATAGACTGTGACAATTTCATTATACGTCATGCAATT
The sequence above is a segment of the Onychostoma macrolepis isolate SWU-2019 chromosome 22, ASM1243209v1, whole genome shotgun sequence genome. Coding sequences within it:
- the LOC131530681 gene encoding basement membrane-specific heparan sulfate proteoglycan core protein-like isoform X1; translation: MNSRLSPLILLLLIPGPVTLDQLSVSCSQKSICALKETEVTLQCSYDYNSNITTVFWFSEKQSTNWRKNNEPEDLTLDSDYSGRVKHQISSSSSTLTISDVRERDSGEYQLMFIMKDGVKLLSSAAVSLTVTVLQVRMDPASTDLTDQTVKLSCDASCDFTSRVWYDWMKDRKHLIYTQSPDMSVSVSRDAGSFSCSLYSHHTHPSSSVLSLSGVSQRGCWDVTYTSRRVCASVGSTVDISSTYSHPSGFTVNKTFWHYVQPGDFKDLREEHQFAGRVEYVGNKLRIKDLKISDSGEYQFRIITDLNGTYSASPGVILTVTDTQVTSNPDTVLGGEKVILICSTKCTLNDEHTYIWYKNGRQVTDGFTKANKLYLDSVSNEEFRQYSCAVEVNSTAFSHYTVTLLVFLPQFLIIAPLWMWYFIRISFHNQTENKK
- the LOC131530681 gene encoding sialoadhesin-like isoform X2, yielding MNSRLSPLILLLLIPGPVTLDQLSVSCSQKSICALKETEVTLQCSYDYNSNITTVFWFSEKQSTNWRKNNEPEDLTLDSDYSGRVKHQISSSSSTLTISDVRERDSGEYQLMFIMKDGVKLLSSAAVSLTVTVLQVRMDPASTDLTDQTVKLSCDASCDFTSRVWYDWMKDRKHLIYTQSPDMSVSVSRDAGSFSCSLYSHHTHPSSSVCVSQRGCWDVTYTSRRVCASVGSTVDISSTYSHPSGFTVNKTFWHYVQPGDFKDLREEHQFAGRVEYVGNKLRIKDLKISDSGEYQFRIITDLNGTYSASPGVILTVTDTQVTSNPDTVLGGEKVILICSTKCTLNDEHTYIWYKNGRQVTDGFTKANKLYLDSVSNEEFRQYSCAVEVNSTAFSHYTVTLLVFLPQFLIIAPLWMWYFIRISFHNQTENKK